The region GAGACGGTTTTGAGACGCCACCTTCCGGCAGCCCCGAGCCGAGCCCCAGTCGGGCCGCGTCGCCGCCACCGGCGGGGCCGGACGTTCCCTCTGAGGAACCGGCCCCCCCCAAGCTGCACCTGGACCTGTACAACTTTGACTCGCCGGCCGCCGAGGGCAGTCGCTACGTGCTGACGAGCCCCCGCTCCTTGGAGGCGTGCGCCCGCTGCGGGGTCAAACCGGTGGAGCTGCTGTCCCGCCCCCTCGCCGACTTCGTCCGGGAGGCCCCCGGGCGCTCCATGCGGGTCGCCACCGGTCTGTTCGAGGTCTACGAGAAGGACAGGCACGGAAAGCTGAGGCAGTGCcgggaggagagggagaggatcGTCCGGGAGGAGAAGAGGCGGATGCTGCAGGCGGCAGCCAACAGCAGCGCCGCCGCTACCCCGTCCTCACCCGGAGGGGTCGGGGCCTCCCCTCCTCAGTCCGGGAAGGCCTCCAGCTCGGTTCCTGATGGAGAAACATCCTCTGCAGCGACTGTTGTAGCTAAagccgccccctcctcccccaaaTCTATCCCAGCATCCTCAAAAACTGTCCCCACAACCTCGGCCCCACCTTCCAAGGCTGGGGCTCAAGGATCTGCCAAACATTCACCGTCCTCACCGTCTGGACACGCCAGAGCCCCCCGGCCGCTCTCGTCCGGCCCCCCGGCGGTGGTCAGGAGGTACTCGGGGGCCAAATCCTCCAACACCTTTCCCAGGTCCACACCCAAACCTCCGGCCTTCCCAAGAGCCAAGTCCACCTTGACCTCGTCGGTGTCGAAGTCGCCGGTTCAGAGCGCCGCGACGCCTCAGAACGGCTTGACCAGACCTTTCTCTCAGCACAACGGACATCTTGGACTCCATGCCAAAGAGCGAGGAAAAAGCCACTCGCTGGAGTCTCTGCAGCGCAGGATGGATCCCCTCTGCCCTTCgacctccaccaccaccaccacatgcACCTCCGACGAGTCGGGCGCCTCCTCCTCCTATAGCTGGGACGGAGCGCGGGACCGCTGGGCCAAGGTGTCCAGCCCCCGGGCTCGCACCCTGGCCACCTTCAACTCTCTGATGGGCCGCAGCCTCAGCCTGGGCGACCTCAGCCACTCCCCCCAGACCACGCAGAAGGTGGAGCGCATCGTGAAGGAGGTGAAGCGGCGAGGCCTGAAGGCCGTGTCGGAGCGCGACCGCAAGATTGCCGCCCTGATGCTGGCGCGCTACCAGGAGGAGGACATCATGAGCCAGACCCGCTACGTGGCCCACCTGCAGTGGGACAGCGAGCGGCGCATGGAGGAGCTGCGGCGCGAGCAGGAGGACCGGGAGAAGCAGCGCGCCGTGCTGCAGTGCCAGCGGGTTTGGCAGACCAAGGTGACCCGGCGGCAGCGGCGCCTCAGCCAGCAGGAGCGGGACTCGACGGCCGCCAGGATGAGGCAGGCGGAGGAGAGCGAGGAGC is a window of Cololabis saira isolate AMF1-May2022 chromosome 16, fColSai1.1, whole genome shotgun sequence DNA encoding:
- the ccdc177 gene encoding coiled-coil domain-containing protein 177, with translation MVDPSDAEEQSKCKGPQLDPPAVAPEDQRLPDQADGTTTEEDGDGFETPPSGSPEPSPSRAASPPPAGPDVPSEEPAPPKLHLDLYNFDSPAAEGSRYVLTSPRSLEACARCGVKPVELLSRPLADFVREAPGRSMRVATGLFEVYEKDRHGKLRQCREERERIVREEKRRMLQAAANSSAAATPSSPGGVGASPPQSGKASSSVPDGETSSAATVVAKAAPSSPKSIPASSKTVPTTSAPPSKAGAQGSAKHSPSSPSGHARAPRPLSSGPPAVVRRYSGAKSSNTFPRSTPKPPAFPRAKSTLTSSVSKSPVQSAATPQNGLTRPFSQHNGHLGLHAKERGKSHSLESLQRRMDPLCPSTSTTTTTCTSDESGASSSYSWDGARDRWAKVSSPRARTLATFNSLMGRSLSLGDLSHSPQTTQKVERIVKEVKRRGLKAVSERDRKIAALMLARYQEEDIMSQTRYVAHLQWDSERRMEELRREQEDREKQRAVLQCQRVWQTKVTRRQRRLSQQERDSTAARMRQAEESEERWREMAEQQERSRLLRLQLAAREEKHKKALQEQNLRALEEERAAMLEQERLLLQEKLTMAELKRQEREHQSQEERRGLNKAEKRRHAALIQEIARREQEEREEARRAAEEKLSRSLENYEHIVERRGLELKEKAKREEKQIQKARKAAERRERQQQQLMATRVKEAEKRAQQAALAAEEKAREKAQRAVQSRQEKERLQKQNRQRVEDEERQRRHELLQSIERKLEKSEQIFREKKAVLESARSVAQASFHVRDKVREETNMRTFDKMALEARLKASLDEK